DNA from Solanum stenotomum isolate F172 chromosome 3, ASM1918654v1, whole genome shotgun sequence:
tagagaatctcccagatagatttaaaagtgtatttttatcatatcacttaatatgttgagttcagagatgattcaatattttttaagtttaaatgattacactcttttatttcattacattcagttgagtatcttgcttcatattcttcaatttaGACATTAAGTTTCCTCGGTTATATattacatactcatacattcaatgtaatgaTTTCATtcgaaatatatattttcatgatgcagatataggtgtgcaggatcatcaacaggtgcTCCATTAAGATCACTTTGCACTTCATGTTAGCTTTGGTGATCCTTCattgcattctggaggactccACTCTTGTATTTCAGATTAGTAGTTTTCAGGTATCGTGGATCTTATCCCGACATCCATGTTGAACtatagaggattcatagatagttagagtTGAGTTTCTTTCAGTATTAGCTTTGAACTATTTTGGCAAACTATTATTGTTTCTAGAGTATTTTCAGACAGTTTTGAGTATACTATTTTGAGATAGTTTGAgaagttttgagaatttttaatttaaaatgttgttttaaaacttaaatatgcttgagttagtcttttgCTAAGTACTCAGCCAGACCAAGGGTCTTGGGGATCAACAATGGTTTTGGAGTGTCGGGTACATCCAGAGTGTAGGCTCGAAATGTGACAACCTTGGTATCAAAGCTAAGTTCAAATATCCTAGGGTGTCTGTGAAGTCATGTCaataggatcttatttatgtttatgggccccacttctataaataagggactacaaacatttaagaaaaatttctctttctttcttactCTAAATCGTGCAATAGAACCGTGTCAAAATGAAATTATTCAATCTAATGCATTTTTCAAATCCATTTTACTACCCCTTATACTCAAGGTGGTTGAAATAATAAAGTCCAGATCCTTATCAATGAATTACTCTCAGAAAAGGTCTTCAAAAAGTTAAGAGATTGCACAGAGCCAGAGAGAAGTCCGCTAGTGTACATTAAGTTTATTTAGTCGGAAGAATGCACCTTCTTCATATAATTCATGTATTCATCAAAAGAAAGATGTGCTCTTAGATTCTCTTCTCTAAACCTTGTTTCAGGTGATGCCCTTTATGAGGAAATTATGCTTTAGAATGCTTGTGTAGTATTGTCACCCAAAAGGTAGTGTGATTTGCGATATTATAAGCCAATAGTAGTAGAGCAACCAAGAGTTAGAACTATACATTTAGAAGTGTTGTAACCTAAGGGATGGGGATAACTATTGAGTAAAGCGTGTAGTTGTAGCCACGTACCTGGTAAGTAATTAATAATGTGGAGTTTTCTCTTATCTATAGGCTAAGAAGTAATAATTTTGTGTGGATTTCAAGATAGAAGGCAGAGAAATATTTACTAGTTAGGATGAGTTTAGGCATCCTTGAATCAGAAATGAGTTTATGGTGATGTGTCAATGTGTTAGTAACGACCAAGTATAGGTGTAGAATATAAAAGCAAAGTATTTATGAGGTGATAGATCTTAGATAGGCTTATAATTTTGAAGGGAGAGCTCCATGATGCTTATAGGGTTATATAACTAATTAGGCAATGATGTATAGTGAATgggtaaatagtacttaagttgtgaaaggAAATGTGATGGCAATATGTAAATAGGTAAATTGGGAGAATAAGATTGACTATTTGTCACAGGATCTTAGTGGAtgagtgtttcttaattttatctagtagttgtaagttagtatagtatgCGGGCAATTATATTGAAATATGTGTTTAGTACTAGACACTAAGATTGAATTTGAGATGATAAAAAAGATGGCGatatgagggtgatgatgttagttttGAGATCTGATCTAGAAGTTTTGACATAAAGCAGGTGAGAAGCAGAGGTGTTGATTTGCAatgaatatgagtggtacaagagTGGTATTGTGACCCATAGATGAGAGCAATAAAGGGTGGCTAAATCATTATATTAACAAGTGTATGAAGAGGTGTATTAGAGATTGTATGTAGTCAAATGAGGTTTTAATCAAGTTTATGATTTTTCATGCATGCCTAGATAGTATATTTGAGCTGTCAATGCAGAGTAGAGTAGGTTGATAAACACATTATTTATTAGCCTTAAAAGTTTGGTTGAAGGAATTATATATAGACAATGATAAGCCTCTTAAATATAGTTTAGGTTTCCTCCAGTTAGGTAGATATGAACTTAGAAGGACGGTGTTAGTAGCCTAGAAGATGAAGTCAAACTATTAAAAGTTATATTAAGTGGTTTGATAAGCCAATGCGGGTAACAATTATAGAAAGACTTCTATAGAAGCGGGAAGAGGTTAAGAGAAGCATCTCTCAAAGAAGACTTAAAAGGAATCTTAGTACTCGCACATGGAGAGTTCAGTATCCAAGAGATTAGCATTTCCCAAGTATTagagtaaataaaaaatagactaGTTGAGAAAAGATATAATAGATCCATAACTTTAAAGTATCAACTTCAGagctaagggggagatgataagatgagaaaccaaGTCAAATATTAAGAATTAGATGTGTTTAGAAAGAGTTATAGTGTTATATCAATCCATTCATACTCTAGAGCATTCCTCAAAGTTATGTCATTACAACATCCTATTGATGTTTCTAAATGTAAGAATCATGTCCATGACCTACATTCATACATTTAAGATAGATTTATATCTATGCTCAGTTCCCAAAATGAGGGGCAAAGATTTTAGTTCATTGATCTGAATCTTACTCCAAAAAGTTACGGATATCATCCTCATGTGCATACTAATTCATATAAGCACTCGTGTCTCATAGTATGCTTAGTCCCACGAATTCATGATTTACTCTTAATAGCTAGCAACATAATGTTAGGacattcatattcttatctcaAATTTCTCGAATGAACTGTGCTTATGATCTTTCACTCTAATCTCCTGAGTGATCCTTTTAGTTTTGATAATGTTGTTGATGATAGTAGTTGAGTTATCATAGAAGGAATAGTTTGATGTTTTTATATTGGTAGTGGTGGTGTGCTTATTCAATCTAAGGTTATAAAAGTGGGGGAATGATGAGATGAAGTTTTACTATGAGTAATAGTTAGATGAGAGTAGTTAGTCGTAGTAATGCGTGAATTTCAGCTGGTAGAGACAGTAAGAACATGAGAAATTCTTAGAAATATTGGTCAGTAGGAGTCCATAGAGCGGTTATAGTTCTAGGCTTGATTATGGTATTGATAACATGTGGATGAATGCATAATACGTTAGGTGTTTCTTTATTAAGAATTGTGGTTGGTTGAATGCAGTGGTAAATAGTAGTATTCTTGGGATTAGATTTCCTATAGGGGTATAAAACCTGAATCTTGTGGTTTAGATTAGTATATGCATCTCATGTTTAGCACCTTGTGATTTAGAGTTAGGCTTGAACACAAAAAGAGCAGGTTGTttatcttagacctttgtaagaGTAGTCATAAACGCTTGTAGGATTTAGGAGTTGCAGCTAATGAGGTGCGGTATTCATAAAGGAGGGCATGGTTTAGAGGTATTTCTAGGCTTGAAAGCTAGCAATTGTATTGCTTAAGTCATAGTAGTCCTATTCTTACTCCATGCCTAGATACCCTTGTTTCTTGTCAAATAACTTTAGATAGAGCGTGACTTCGTTCAAACCCATATTGTTCGTGACTTTTGTGCTATACACAGTTTGAAAATCTTATTATGAATCTATTCCACCTATGTTAGTAGACAAGTTCAGAAGTCAAAAAGATAGTAAGAGTAACGTCATTCCCTACCATGCTCAGTTCATCCATCACCGAGGACAAATgatcccaatggggagatattgtaacaccccaaaaatttctaagctaagatCCGAACCATTCTTAATATGCATATAATATTGTATCGGGTGATTCTTATATTGTTCTTAGGTTTTAAGGTCAGTTCTTTAGTGTGGAAATTGTTTTAGacatcaattaaggtcactagaatccctagcacaaagttgagttgaaagtttccttaccaataagttttgatataagattctacttaAGTCAACTCCAAATGATTAATCTCTCAACACATAATAAATTCGGTGGCCCAAGTTTTTTTTAACTCTATTCTAAGTCATTTTTAGTGTTTTAACTTAGTATATCATTCAACTAACTAGTTTTCCTCTCAAAATCATTTATCTAAACATTCAAgtatttataaattatctaaaaacTCACCTAAGGTTCCTCTTCTCTATCAAGAACCCTGGAACCTTCAAGTAAAACATTCAAGATACAAAGAAAGACTTTTCATCCAAGTCTTTCCCAAGTGCTTCCACTATAAGAACTTTGTAAGAGAGTTTCTTCTCTCAAGATCAAGCCCAAAGATTCCAAGCTCAAAGATTTCCTCCAAGAAAGCTAATGTTCTTCCTTAAACTCAAGATAAATGAAGTATCCACCAAAGTGTTCAGTCTAATAGCTTCATAATCAGGTGTGTAaagctatcatagtgttggactagttcatcctcacaccctacatatGTCTAAATCAATAAAAGAGTCAATTTTGAGTACTCTTGAGACGAGTTATATTGTTGAGTTATGAGCTATTAATTCCTAGGTATTAAGTTATTTATCATTGTATTGAGATCCTCGATGTTATTTGTTCAtctctatatttcagcatgaaccctgtTGTTCAGTTAAATTTGAGaatcttttcaaaataaatgttgtctTTAAATTGATTTATGAGGAGAGCAAAAGATGAGCTTTAAGAAAAAGttttcaaatatgaattgagtaagagtataagggaactaagtatttacaATGATATCACTtcttacattgataaaagaaatactttgatttctaaattagTTAATGAGTTCGGAGATATTTTAGAGAAGTTACCTCTTTAAAGCggatattttgagtaattacctaaAATCAATAAAGAGTactatgttttatacatttgagcatgagtatatacttattaggagtagtattcagcatcgatatggggatgagttcaaacaacttacattcctcataaatcatgtagccaacatggataaaatatcgtactttttagatgactcgtTATTGCTTTCGAGAAGAGCTTTAATGGATTCACTAATTAGTTGAGATGTTCTATATCCCGACATGGTATAGAATAGTTTTGGTAGCGCAgacaagacgttgtatcatcacgttgcttatagtgatggttgtcagttagagaatctcccaaatagagttaaaagtgtACTTTGATTATATTGGTAAAGTTCAAATGATTTCACTCTTTTATTTCCTTAGTTCAATTTAGTATCTTATTTCAGCTTCTTCagttcatttatttatttcatcagctatattacatactcgtacattcaagtgatgatgtcattcgacctgcatcttttcatgatgtagatataggtgttcaggatcatcaGCAGATGctctgttgagatcactttgcaCTTCTTGTTAGCTTGGTAAGCCTTCCTTGTATTCCAGAGGACTCCACTCTTGTCTTCAGTTTAGTAGTTTTGAGGTGTCtgggattcacatgtatctgggatacatgaCTATCTCGTTCGCCTCCCTCCTCATCTCGTTCACCTCcctccctattttagtgtatctagTAGAAAAAACATATGTATCTAGGTGTATtttcctcaatatatgataagAAGCTCTTAATTAATGGTAGGATatgtaattatttgaaaatatatgtGGAATTAGCATTTATGGTATGGGTGTATGTCTAATAAGATAATTTTCACAAAACCTAATAATTTTGGCCCGAATCTTATATATGAGACAACAAATCcactaaatttatacaaaaattgaattcaaaGATCAATTAATTACTATCCTAATTGaatccataaaattcaaattttgcaTCCACCCTTTCTCATTGGATATTCACATCATCTCATGACCAAATAAAAAAGTTAGGGAAAAGAAACTTAACTATACAAATTAAGTACCTTAATTACCACtatataacaaatttttttcgcctatatatatcaatattttttttcaaagttatgttttactagtaaaaaaaaagtaaaaaagtaaaaaaaataaaaattggctGATTAGTGGCTCCACGATTTCCCAATATTTCTCAAATCTTTTTCCTTCCATGATTTGCTCAAATTGGTTTTAAATATTCTTTCCTATCAACAAAAGGTTTCTTAACAAATATAGAACTCTCTTTCTGTTGATTTCTGATCCACTTCAATCATGAATACCAACAATTATTCAACCCTAATTCACCATAAAGGACGTTGGGACGCATCAAGTATTAGTGATACTTCaatatttaattgatatttttttaattcttttttgttattGAAAACTTGATGGTTACGTTGTGAGTACTGTGATTGgtatttgattttgtattaCAAGGGACAAAACAACGTTGCAAATATATTGAAAACTTGATGGTTACGTTGTGAGTACTATGAGTcgtttagttatttaattaatggtgtaatatatgttgaatatgttATTAACCAGTTTCGTGTTCAGATTTAtctttttattaattctttggttttttttagggttttgacaatcgaaatacaaatatatttagtgataatatatgttttggtaattgatttggtgaaagtgaacgtttttaaattatcaaaatgttGGACTGCATGTTTGTTGTAATATTGATTTTCTTGGTGTCAATCGCAATTGATTTACTTGGTACTACTGATGATGAACATGTTGATTACCTATTGGTACATAAATATGGTGTATATGGTGTAAGGTTTGGTATGTACACCACCTttcttggtaaaaaaaaaaacagctttATCAAAAAAGGAATAAACTAGTTATGATCCCAAAAAGGTCCACTAAGcgtaaaaaagggaaaaaataaaattaatgaaacgTGTGTATTTGAATCTATATTaggagagagaatatttgatcAATATTAATGTGTAGTGCTAAATGGCTGGGACATATTATTGGCAGGAATTGGCACGACATGTGTAAATGACCAAAATAGCCCTTTGGCTCCAAAACCGCCTAAATTTCCCTCCAAAAAAGAAAACCGCCTTtgacttttttctttcttatttacTCTCTCTCTTACTTTACTCATTTTATCTCCTGCACTTCACTCATTagttctaattttattttattgatccATTTGTTGttcaagattttattttattgttggagttatataattttaacaaaatGGATCCGAATAGTCAGAATAGTCAATTAAACCAAGTATTGAATAATGTTTTGGGGTTAGTTGAGGATGCTAGTTTGTTGTCCCAAAATGCTAAacataatgaagattctgatGGTGCATACGATGGGCCTGGATCATATTTGCACAGTGATGATAAAGATCTTATTTACTtgctttttgaagaaatgaatcAACCGGAGCAAGAGGAATATGAAGCTGATGAATAATGGGATGAACACAAAGATACAACCAATGCTGATAATTTATCAAACCAACAACATATAGAAGGCCCTGTTATAGGTATGGTCTTTGGTAGTATTGAAActctttttacattttataaagaatataATCGTTTAAAAGGTTTTGGAGTTGTTAAAAAGTGTTCAAAAAAAAGAGAGGTTGTGAATATGCTAGGTATGTCTCATTTGCTTGTGATAAGAGTAGAAAATCAACCACTAAGAATTCAAGTAAAAGGGTTGATTGCAAATGTAAACTTAATTGTGTTGTGTTGGCTGATGGTTCATGTCGGGTTACAAGTGTTACGTCCGAGCACAACCATGATTTGCTACCATCTTTGTCACATTTTTTTAGTTGCCACGGGAAGATAAGTAAGGCATTAAAGAGAAGCCTTGAAGCCCATGACATCGCAGAAATTAGACCTGCGAAAAGAATTAGACTTTTGGAAGTACAAGCAGGTGGTCCTAATAAAATGGGATGCACCCCGAAAGATTGTCAAAACTACATTCTTCAACAACAGAGGATGAGGACATTGGCTTGCGATGCTGCGGCGATACAGAAATTCTTTGCTTCAATGCAGATGAAGGAcgatgaatttttttatgtaattggCACGGATAATGCTGCTAGACTTCGCAACGTTGTGTGGGTTCACACACATTACAAGTATGTGTATCGGTAATTTAGTGATGTTGTTTGTTTCAATACAACCTACTTGGTGAATCAATGGCACATGCCCTTTCCATCGTTTGTTGGTGTGAATTAACACAAACAATCTATTCTTTCGGGTTGTGCTTTGCTCGCAAGTGAGGATATTGAGACATACAAATTGGTTTTCTCGACCTGGCTGGCAGCAATGGGCAATGTACCTCCAACGGCTATCCTCACTGATCAATGTGAGATTATCAAGGCAGCAATTGCAAGGATACTTGCAGACACAATCCATAGATACTGTATTTGGCACATCATGACAAAGATCCCTGCAAAGCTTAAGGGTATGTTGGACTTTAAAATTGCCAAGGCCGAATTTAAATCAATAGTCTATAACAGCAACATTATCCACGAATTTGAGGGAAAATGGGCTGCATTCATTCAAAAATACGAGCTTCAGGATAGACTATGGTTTCGTAATCTATACTCTGAAAAGGAAAAATGGGTCTCAGTCTTCTTGAAGTACTATTTTTGGGCAGGCATGATGTCCACCCAAACAAGTGAGTCAATGCATGCATTTTTTGATGGCTATATCTCCGAACGAAGCTCTCTAAAGCAGTTCGTTGAGCAATATGAGTTAGCCTTGCGATTTAAATATGAGAAGGAACTCCAAGCAAAATCTGACTCACAGAAAATGCATGCAGCGCCTACTTGTGGTTTTGATTGGGATATGAATCTTCAAACCCATTATACTCGATCTATTTACGATACCTTTGTAGCAGAGCATATGAAGCGGTTGTACCACTGTAAAATTGAAAGACACCCTGACTTCAATGCCGTGGAGGGAGTGGAGAAGTACAGTGTAACAGATTATTCCATATTTATCTAGTGATTTTCAAGGAAATCAATTTGTTTACACTGTTGAATATCGCCTGCCA
Protein-coding regions in this window:
- the LOC125859112 gene encoding protein FAR1-RELATED SEQUENCE 6-like yields the protein MGCTPKDCQNYILQQQRMRTLACDAAAIQKFFASMQMKDDEFFYVIGTDNAARLRNVVWVHTHYKYVYREDIETYKLVFSTWLAAMGNVPPTAILTDQCEIIKAAIARILADTIHRYCIWHIMTKIPAKLKGMLDFKIAKAEFKSIVYNSNIIHEFEGKWAAFIQKYELQDRLWFRNLYSEKEKWVSVFLKYYFWAGMMSTQTSESMHAFFDGYISERSSLKQFVEQYELALRFKYEKELQAKSDSQKMHAAPTCGFDWDMNLQTHYTRSIYDTFVAEHMKRLYHCKIERHPDFNAVEGVEKYSVTDYSIFI